The Nostoc cf. commune SO-36 genomic sequence CATGTAATCGCTGACTTTGATTGGGGAGCCAATTTCAATACTTACATCTGTACCCCAATTGGGATAAGGTTGGCTGTAATTAATACCTATGGGTATGATTTTAACTCCCAGCCCGGAATGACTAGATTCAGCACTCAAAGCAAGACGAGCAATTCCTGGCTTCAACTGATGAACTTGCCCATCACGAAAAATATTACCTTCTGGAAAAATAACCAGGGTTTTTTCCTGCTGAAGTAGCTCAACTCCATGTCGCAGCGTGCGGATTGAGGGATGCTTAGAATTTACCGGAAATCCCCCCAAACGGCGGACAAACCAACCTTTGCAAACCTTGGCATTCGTCAATAGTCACCATGAACCGCAAGTCTTGCTCTTTCAGACAATTAGCGGTAGCGTAGGGTACTAGCAAAGCATCCCAACGCGCCCTATGGGTAGGCGCGAGGATCACAGGCCCAGTTGTGGGGATATTTTTTTGTCCGGTTATTCTAATTTGTCCAAAGAATAATGGTAATAAGCAGTGACGCCCTAATAAATATGCCAGAGGGCTTAACCAAGGAGAAACCCTTGAGGTAGTGGCAGCCACCTCAGAATTTGCTGGGGTGTGCTGGCAGGTATCGGATGAAGAGTAAAATTCCATCATGACGGATGCAGCTGATTGACAGGTAAAAAATTGACGGGTAAAAATTTAACAAAGCCTGATTAGTTACACCGTAGATTCTCTTGCGTGATTTATGTCGTAGTAGATGGACAGTTTTACCTTTGTCCGTTAGTTTACTTTACGCCGCCTAGTGGCAAACCAAGTCTGTAATTGCTGACGACAAGCTGACTCCAGGATGCCTCCGATTACTTGTAAGCGGTGATTAGAAGCAGCACTATCGGGTATGTTAATAACAGTACGAATTGCGCCAGTTTTTGTATCGTCTACTCCATATACAACTAGTCTTAGTCGCGCTTGCAATATAGCACCTGCACACATTGGACAAGGTTCGAGAGTAACATAGAGGGTGCATTCATTAAGATGCCAGTTTTGTAAAGTTGTTGCAGCTGTCTTGAGAGCGAGAATTTCCGCATGAGCGGTAGGGTCTTTGTCGCGCTCTTTTCTGTTTTCTCTTTGTGCCAGCAATTTGCCTGTTGAATCAATGATAACAGCACCGACAGGGATTTCACCTGCATCACCGGCTGATTTTGCTAATTCAAGCGCACTCAACTCATCCATTGTTGATGTATAATATACTCTGTATATTTAGTCAGCATATACTTATCAATATAAAAATTTTAAAATTCAATACATTTTCTTGGGTGTGCGTCTTGTCTCTCCAACAAAAAAGAAATATGTATATAGCCCGCAGGTTTTTAGCCTGCGGCTAAACAATTCAAATCAAAATTTTTAAATTAAGCCAGTCAATGAAGAGGACAAGGGGCAGGGGGCGGGGGGCAGAATCCCATAAATAAATTTAGGGGCTTGGAACAAGGATGTATTATTTCTCGCGCTTCGCGTCTCGAAATAAATGTTTAAAATTGAGCATAAATAAATTTAGGGGCTTGAAACCCTTGTGGCAGAGGTAACTCCAGTATTTTTCTCCCTTGCTTCCTGCTCCCTGCTCCCCTGCCTCTTTGGTCAACCGTTGGGGACTAATTTTATTTCTAAATTGCGGCTTGGGCTAAAAGGGGATCGAGTTGACTTTGTGTGTCTAGTTGATAAAGATCATCACAGCCGCCAATGTGCTGGTTATTAATAATAAAAATTTGCGGTACAGTGCGGCGTCCGTTAGCGCGTTCTCCCATTTTAGCTCTGGCTGCTTCGTCGCCGTCGATTTTATATTCGGTAAAATTTACACCTTTCCACACAGCAGCATTTTGGCACGGATGCAGTAAGGACAAGTTTGCCATGTATAAAGTTCTACGTTGGCTTTGACTCGCTCTGGATGGCGATTTAAAAGGGGATTCAGAAAGTCCAGCATATTTTATTAAGCAAAGTTTTAACTACGTCTTTAGCCTAGATCATTGCTTACCGCATCGGCGCTGGAACCCACTTTTGAAAACCCTCTAAATGATTCCAATAAGCCAAATATCCAGTCAATGCCCAAATTAAAGCGGCTACTATCAGGACTGCTACGCCGATTAGCCGCCAAGTTCGGTTAGTTTTCCAATAGAGAGTTGGCGCTGCAAAAATACCACCTAAGCCGGTTAAAATAAAGCCGATTCCCGATAAAAGCGGTTGCTTTGTCATATTCAAGTTGATGATGCGGATACCTACTACGATCGCAACTGCACCAGCAAAGAAGCCGTAAATTGCTATTGTCAATAAATCCCAACCTTGAGCAAGTGCGATCGCAGCCGCAACAAATAAGATTCCAAATAAGACACTTGTCTCACCGAAGGCAATGTTAAAGCTACTCATTACTGGCCAGGTGAAGCTCATGTGTAAACCAGTTGTGAGTGCGATCGCACCCGTAATTCCAAAGCCGGGAATCCACTGTCTCTGATTAGAACTATCTATACCACGATACACATAGTCAGCGAGTAGAAATAACCCAGCTACCATGTTGATTAACATGAGGGTGATGTAGTCGATAAACACGATTAACCTCTGAATTTGACAAGTTATTTACTCTACGCCTCGTTCTTTAGTTTTTAGTGAATCTACCAGCTTTTTAATTTATTATTTTATACCTAAAGATAGATACTAAAGAAAAGCAATGTTCTAGATATACACTGTTACCCATTTGTGCAAGTTTTTAACTTAGTTGCTTGTGAACAGGTTTTATACTGGAGTAATTATGAGTAAAAAATCAGGATGTGTTAAATGGCACTTTTATAACAAGTTAGCAGTAAAACTTAACTTTCTTCCACGTGTATCCGCCCTTTGGTAGACTTGAAAACTGAAATAGGCAGATGAAACGACGCAAATTCAAGCAGCTGAGAGGGCAAACTCTGTGGAAAATACACTTGGGTTAGAGATTATTGAAGTAGTAGAGCAAGCCGCGATCGCTTCCTCGAAATGGATGGGCAAAGGCGAAAAAAATATCGCCGACCAGGTAGCTGTGGAAGCTATGCGGGAGCGGATGAATAAAATCCACATGCGCGGTCGCATCGTTATTGGAGAAGGCGAACGCGATGACGCGCCGATGCTATACATCGGGGAAGAAGTTGGTATCTGTACCCAACCAGATGCCGCAAATTTTTGTAACCCTGATGAATTAATTGAAATTGATATCGCCGTTGACCCCTGTGAAGGTACGAACTTGGTAGCTTATGGACAACCTGGTTCGATGGCTGTGTTAGCAATTTCTGAGAAGGGTGGATTATTTGCTGCTCCTGACTTCTACATGAAGAAGTTAGCAGCACCTCCCGCAGCTAAAGGCAAGGTAGACATCAACAAGTCAGCAACAGAAAACCTGAAGATTCTCGCTGAGTGTCTAGAACGCTCGATTGAAGAACTTGTGATCGTAGTCATGAAGCGCGAACGCCACAACGATTTAATTAAAGAAATCCGTGAGGCTGGAGCCAGAGTCGCCCTAATTTCAGACGGTGATGTGGGTGCAGCTATCAGCTGCGGTTTTGCTGGAACTAATATCCACGCGCTGATGGGTATCGGTGCGGCTCCTGAAGGTGTAATCTCGGCAGCAGCAATGCGTGCTTTGGGTGGACACTTCCAAGGTCAACTGATTTACGATCCCGCAGTCGTAAAAACAGGTCTGATTGGAGAAAGCAGAGAAGCCAATATTGATCGCTTAAAGTCTATGAATATCAATGACCCCGATAAGGTTTATGATGCTCATGAACTAGCATCTGGTAAAACTGTTCTGTTCGCGGCTAGCGGTATTACCAGTGGTAATCTCATGCAAGGTGTACGTTTCTTCAACGGCGGAGCCAGAACTCAAAGCTTGGTAATTTCCAACCAGTCGAAAACTGCTCGATTTGTTGATACGATTCACATGTTTGGTGAACCTAAGTCTCTCCAACTGAACTAAGTTTTAGGGAATGGGGAATAGTAAAAGTAGGGGTAAAGCATTTGGCAAGAGATGTTTCTATAAAACGGAAAAATATTCACCCAAATGCTTCATCGTTACACTAGTTAGTAGTTAGTATTTAGTGATTAGTTATTGTTTATTGGTTGGAAAAATTATCGAACCAATAAACAAAAATTCCCCATTCCCTATTCTCACTCAATGCCCTATTCTCAACTACCAATTAGTAACTACGATTTAGCAAATGAATATAGCAGTGGTGGGGTTAAGTCATAAAACAGCCCCAGTAGAAGTCCGGGAAAAACTGAGCATTCCAGAACCACAAATTGAAAGTGCGATCGCTCAACTGGCCAGCTATCCCCATATTGACGAAGTTGCAATTCTTAGCACTTGTAACCGTCTGGAAATTTACATTGTCACCAGTGAAGCAGACCAAGGTATCCGAGAAATAACGCAGTTTCTTGCGGAATACAGTAAACTACCCGTGCTTTCTCTGCGACAACATTTATTTATGCTGCTACATGATGATGCAGTGATGCACGTTATGCGGGTAGCAGGTGGTTTAGATAGTCTGGTACTCGGAGAAGGTCAAATTCTGGCTCAGGTGAAGACTACTCACAAACTGGGACAGCAATATAGTGGTATAAAAACCATTTTGAATCGATTATTTAAACAAGCGTTAACAGCTGGTAAGCGGGTTCGTACTGAAACTAGTATTGGTACTGGTGCTGTCTCGATCAGTTCGGCTGCTGTGGAGTTAGCACAAATTAAAGTAGCAAATTTAGCTGCTTGCAGAGTAGTAATTCTGGGTGCTGGTAAAATGTCGCGGCTGCTGGTGCAACACCTCATTTCTAAAGGTGCTGTGGAAATTAGTATTGTAAATCGCTCTCGCGATCGCGCCCAAGAATTAGCAAAGCTGTTCCCTCAGCAACCGATCAATATTCATCCGCTATCGGAAATGATGAGCGTAATTGCCGATAGCGATTTGGTATTTACAAGTACTTCAGCAACAGAGCCAATACTTGACCGTGCCAAATTGGAAATGGTGTTAGAAGTTCAGCGCTCTTTAATGTTATTTGATATTTCTGTGCCGCGTAATGTTGATGCGGATGTAAATGAATTGGAAAATGTGCAAGCGTTTAATGTGGATGATTTGAAGGCTGTAGTAGCGCAAAACTACGAAAGCCGTCGCAAGATTGCACAAGAAGCAGAGAAACTTTTAGAAGAAGAAGTCGAAGCCTTTGATATTTGGTGGCGCAGTTTAGAAACTGTTACCACTATTAGCTGTCTGCGAAATAAAGTCGAAACCATCCGCGAACAAGAGTTAGAAAAAGCTTTGTCGAGATTGGGTTCGGAATTCGCTGAGAAGCATCAAGAGGTTATCGAAGCATTAACGCGGGGAATTGTCAATAAAATTTTACATGATCCAATGGTACAGTTGCGATCGCAGCAAGATGTGGAAGCTAGACGGCGCTGTATGCAAACTCTGCAAATGCTGTTCAACCTGGATGCAGAGGAACAATTTAGTTAAATTTAACAACAAGAACCCCGACTTTTAGTAAGAAGTTGGGGTTCTGAGCCAATCGGTTTTAAATTAGATATACTTCTAATTAGATAGATGTCTAATTAGAAGTTAGTTATGCAACCAGAGCAATTCAATATTTTACTGCGCTTTTTCAAGGCATTAGCGGATGATAGCCGATTGAAGATTGTAGGTATCCTGGCAAATCAGGAGTGCAGCGTCGAAGAATTGGCGGCGCTACTGCAACTCAAAGAACCGACGGTATCTCATCATTTAGCGAAACTTAAAGAGCTAAATTTGGTGACAATGCGTCCCGAAGGTAATAGCCGTCTATATCAATTGGATAGCGAGGCTTTACAAAGCATTAGTAAGGAAATTTTCACACCTGAGAAAATAGCATCCTTGATTGAGGATGTGGATACTGAAGCTTGGGAAAGCAAAGTGTTGAAAAACTATTTTGAGGACAATCGCCTAAAAGAAATTCCTGCTAGTCGAAAAAAGCGTTTAGTTATTCTTAAGTGGTTAGCAAACCAGTTTGATGTAGGAGTAAACTACCCTGAGCGTTTGGTAAATGATATTCTCAAACGCTACCATATTGACTGCGCCACCCTGCGACGAGAGTTAATTGCTTGCCAGTTAATGCAGCGAGAGAATGGGGTTTATTGGCGTATAACATAGATATGAAAGATGAATAAGCAAGCGCACAATCATAGGTCATATCTTTATGCAGTTAGAAACACAAAAATTTTATTATACACCTGAAGAGTATTTAGAACTTGAAGAAAAAGCAGAATATAAAAGCGAATACCGTGATGGAGAAATTGTACCGATGACGGGTGGCACTACAAATCATAATAAAATTGCTTTAAATTTAGCTGCATCCTTAAAAATTGCTTTAAGGCATAAAAATTATGATGTTTATATTGGTGATGTGCGTTTGTGGATACCCCGTTATCGGCAGCATACATATCCTGATGTGATGGTGATTGAGGGACAACCTATTTATACGGGAACCAGCACAACAACGGTTATGAACCCGATGCTAATTACTGAAGTTTTATCTAAATCGACTAAAAATTATGACCAAGGCGATAAGTTTCTTTATTATCGCTCTATTCCAGAATTCAAGGAATATATTTTAATTGACCAATATCAATATCATGTGATGCAGTATGTAAAAACTGCGGAAAGTCAATGGTCATTTACTGAACTTGAACATGAATCTGCGATTTTATCACTGCAAACAGTTGATTTTCAAATTGAATTGCGCGACCTTTATGAGCAAGTTAATTTTGCAGAAAACAACGAAGATTAAAAAATAAAGCTCTGATTTGTCCCGGATGCTGATTCATCCAAAAAAGTTAATTTAAAATTGTTTAGCAAGTAGCTACCAACGTCCTTCACTAAATTTGTGTTTCTTCCTCGGTAAAGATAGGAGGCCACAATTCAGTAAGAGGCAATTCCCAACCGGGAAAAAGCTCTGGTATGGTTAAGATATCACCATTTTCTAAAACTGTAGGTTCGCCTGTAGAGCGATAAATTGTAACTGTCTTTTCATCAGGATCAATTAAAATCCCGACAACTGCTCCTAATTCTATAAATTTCCGAATTTTGGCTACTATAAGTTTAATTTTATCGCTCTGAGATTTAATTTCTACCACCAAGTCAGGGACAAGTTCTCCAAAGTAACGAGGACTTTAAAGAAGTCGGGAAGCACGAACAAAGGAAACATCAGGTGCTTTGAGGTTTGTATCTGGCATGATGAAACCGCCAGCAGAATCAAATACTCTTCCCCAGCGACGAGGATTTATCCAAGCAAAGAGAAAGGCGATGAGACGACTACTGATTTCGCTGGATACAATGTCTGACGGCCCCGTTATTGAAATTTTCCCATTTTCGAGTTCCAGCTGGTAATCTAAACCTGCTTCGGTAAAAGCTGTTTGAACTTGCTCTAAATCTCTGACTGTCATCATTGACATAAAAAGCTCCCTATCCCTTTATGGGTAGAATATTCTCGACTCTAAATTCTGACTCCTGTTTTATTTACCCAAATAAGCTTCTAGAACTTTGGGATTAGTTTGAATTTCTGCTGGTGTACCGTCAGCCAAATTCTGTCCTTCGGCAAGTACCCAAACACGATCGCACAAGGACATAATCACATCCATATTGTGTTCGATAATCAAAAAGGTCATCCCATCTTCACGGTTCCAAGTGATAATGCGATCGCAAATATCATCAATCAGTTTCGGATTCACCCCAGCCGCCGGTTCATCCAACAAAATTAACTTGGGATTAGTCATCAGCGCCCGTCCCATTTCTAGCAGCTTGCGTTGTCCACCAGACAGGCAACCAGCATAATCGTGCGCTTTTTTTGCCAAACCCACCGATTCTAATAAAAACATTGCCCGTTCTTCGAGTTGCTTTTCTTCCTTAGCGACAATATGCGGTTGCAACTGCACTTGCCAAAAATTTTCACCAGTTTGTTTTTGCGCCGCCAGCAGCATATTTTCTAACACCGACAACCGCGAGAGAGTCCGTGCAACCTGAAAAGTGCGGATTACTCCCTGCTGGGCAATTTGATATGGTTGCAAACTGTGAATCGGTTCGCCGTCAAAAATTACTCGTCCCTTATCTGGGCGAATAAAGTTTGAGAGTAAGTTAAATAAAGTGGTTTTACCAGCACCATTGGGGCCAATTAAGCCCGTGATGCTGCCTTTAGCAACTTCGATTTTCGCCTCATTAACTGCTTTGACACCACCAAAGCTTTTAGAAAGTCCAGTGGCTGCCAAAAGGGGAAGTGGCGATGAATAGTTATTTACCAAGAGTAAGTTCCTCCTTTTTCCCTAAGATACCTTGAGGACGCCAAATCATCAGTACCATCAAAATTAGTCCGATTACCATGATCCGAAATGCACCCAAACGGGCTTCATCAAGGGGGACGATTCTAGGTAAAACTTCCCGCGTCAGCGCATCATAAGCAAAGAAAATTACCGCACCTAATATTGTGCCAACGTTATTACCAGAACCGCCTAAAATCACCATAATCCATGTGTCAAAGGTAATTTGGGGTTGAAAGTTATCAGGGTAAATAGCACCCAGTTGCCAAGCAAAAAAAGCACCAGCGATACCCGCGATCGCACCCCCTAACATGAGAGATTGTAATTTATACCAAAAGACATTTTTTCCCAGCGCTTTGGGAATTTCTTCATCTTCACGGATGGCTTTGAGAATTCTACCCCAAGGCGATCGCACCAAAATTTCTAACCGCCAGTATACAAATGCTAAAACCAGCAGTAACACCAGCATTAAACCGGCTTTTGGGTTGTAATTATACAGTCCGATTACCCCAGAAATATAAATCGCTGCTGCCAAAACTGCTAAAACAATTGCCACACCCAAGCGGGATATAAATTCTTGCTTGCTAGTTGTCCTTTTACCTAAATCAGTAGTCCGAGATATTTGGGTGTTGCGAATCCATCGCCATAACGTAAAAAAAGTTACAGCAGTTAATAGCGTTAACAATCCAATCATTCCTAATCTGACAAACAAATTTGGCTCTGTGGATAGGGGTATGGAATAACTTTGCACACCAAATGCCCCAGAAATCCAGGTGTCACCCACAGGTAATTCCTGGTTATTCACCACCAAACGAATTAATTCGCCCGTACCAATAGTGACAATTGACAGATAATCTTCTCGCAAGCGTAGAGTTGCAAAACCAATTACCAAACCCAACAAGGCGGCGACAATTGCTCCAGCTACTGCCGATATCAGTAAAGGTACGCCCTTCAAGCTTAACAATACGGTTGTATATGCTCCCAGGGTCATAAAAGCAATATGACCAAAGTTAATTAACCCCGTAAAGCCCCACTGTAAATTGAGTCCTAGTGCGAATAGAGCAAAAAGTGCTGTAGAAATTGCTAAGAAAATGAGATAGTCAACCATGTTTTGGAATGGGGAATGGGGAATGGGGAGTGGGGAGTGGGGAATGAGGAATCGGGAATCGGGAATGGGGAATGGTTATTTTCCTTGTCCTCCTACTCCCTGCTCCGACTCACTAAGCGAATAAATTTTAGCGTAGCTTGAGCGTAGCTAATTTTATGGGAATACTATTTATTGTTGGTGTTTGCTGGTAGGGAATAGTTGACGTATGAATTTGCTGCGACTGAGAATGCATCACTTAATCGAGCAGTTAGCCGATGACGATTTGCAAGACATTTGGGATGTTCTCGAAGCTTTACATTGTGACTTTTATATGCTTAAAGCGATACAACAAGTCAAGCGATCGCAGCAACCGTGGGATATCTTAACCCATGAAGAAGCGGTAAGACTGTTGATGTTTTTCTGATTCAGCAGCACTCTTTTGGTGTCCCTCAAGTTTTGGTTAAGGTAACGCCTAGTGAGTCTGGAAATGCGCTATGCAAGGTCCTTTTTACTAGACCTGAAAAATCTAGAACCTGCCGCCTACGAGCGGGTGCATGATTTTGTGTTTATTGAGTTAGCCCAAAAGTGGCAGTTGAGCGATTTAAAAGAGCTACGACAGCTAGATAGTGAAGGCATTTTTCACCGCTTTACCCTCGATAATTATCTGATTGGTATAGAAATTAGAGGTGAAATTGTGAAATTTCTGCGTGTCATCCCTATGCCAGATGTTTAAAGTGAGGAGTCAACAGGACACTTAAAACTGTAAACTGTATAACGCTAGGCAGGGATCGCTATAACCTTCCATTAAACTGGTTTTTGAAAAACACTTTATTTGAGATTTCCCTATGGATGCTAGGGCACTTTGGCAACGATACCAAAACTGGTTATATTTCCACGAGGGATTGGGACTTTACTTAGACATAAGTCGAATTCGGTTTGATGATGCCTTTGTGGAATCGTTGCAGCCGAAGTTTGACAAGGCGTTTGCGGATATGGCTCAACTGGAGAAGGGCGCGATCGCAAATCCTGACGAGAATCGCATGGTTGGACACTATTGGCTGCGAAATCCTGATTTAGCACCAACTCCAGAACTTACACAAGAAATTGTCCAAACCCTAGAACAAATCGAAGCCTTTGCCGAAAAAGTCCAAACAGGTGCTATTCATCCTCCCGGAGCAAGCCGCTTCACGGATATTATCTCCATTGGCATTGGTGGTTCCGCCCTCGGCCCCCAATTCGTCGCTGAAGCTCTCGCTCCTGATTTCCCGCCCCTGAAACTTCACTTTATCGATAACAACGATCCAGCAGGTATCGATCGCGTTATCAATCATTTACGAGATAGCCTCGCCAGCACTTTGGTATTGGTGATTTCCAAATCTGGGGGAACACCGGAACCTCGTAACGGCATGATTGAAGTTAAAAAAGCCTACGCCGAAAACAATTTGCAATTTGCTCAATATGCGGTAGCAATTACCAGCGTTGATAGCAACCTCGATAAACTGGCCAAAGATGAAGGTTGGCTGGCCAGATTTCCTATGTATGACTGGGTAGGAGGACGCACCTCAGAAATGTCTGCTGTGGGGCTAGTACCAGCCGCATTACAGGGCATTGATGTTCGCGCTATGCTAGATGGCGCAAAAGAAATGGATGACGCTACTCGCGTCCCAGATGTGAAAAATAACCCAGCCGCCTTACTTGCTTTATCTTGGTACTTTGCAGGTAACGGAAAGGGCGAAAAAGATATGGTTGTCCTACCTTACAAGGACAGCTTATTTTTATTCAGTCGCTATTTGCAACAACTGGTGATGGAATCTTTGGGCAAAGAAAAAGACTTAGACGGCAAGGTTGTCCATCAAGGCATCGCTGTTTATGGCAACAAAGGCTCAACAGACCAACACGCTTACGTCCAGCAGTTGCGTGAGGGTGTAGCGAATTTCTTTGCTACCTTCATCGAAGTGTTGGAAGATCGGCAGGGGCCATCCACTGAAGTAGATCCGGGAGTTACATCAGGCGATTATCTTTCCGGTTTTCTCCAAGGAACCCGACAAGCGCTTTATGAAAATCACCGCGATTCGATTACAGTCACCATTCCCCAAGTTAACCCGCGAACTGTAGGGGCATTAATTGCTTTGTATGAACGCGCTGTTGGTTTATACGCTAGCTTGGTTAACGTCAACGCCTATCATCAACCGGGTGTAGAAGCTGGGAAAAAAGCTGCTGCCTCCATTCTCGATTTGCAAACACGAGTAGTAGCAGTGTTGCAAAAAGAAAAAGCTCCCATTTCTCTTGACGAACTCGCAAAGAAAGCAGGCGCATCAGAACAAGTTGAGGCAATTTACAAGATTTTGCGTCATATCCATGCCAATCAGCGAGGTGTAGTTTTGCAAGGTGATCTTCAGAAACCCGGTAGTTTGAAAGTTTCTGCTAGCTGATAGCTCTAGTTTAAATATCACATTTTGTCCATAATTGTTGTATCAGCAACAATTTTTTTATGAAGCATCCTAGATAGAAGAAATATCTTCCGTCTAGGATGCTTTGTCGTATAATTCGTAATTCGTACCAGGCAGCACCGAATCAGTGCAACGGTTCCCCAGTTGCGTCAACTTGTTTTCAGCTTTTTTGCGATCGCACTTGGCATTGAAGACAGTCGTTAGTATTGTTCTTAACTGAGTGTAGTAGCTTCACTAGTCCAATCGCTCACAGCACGGTATAGATTCCAAGTTTGGTTGTAAAATTTGTTCTTGTGCTTTCAGCTTTTCTTCTAAAGCTTTGTAGTTAAATCCAAGCCAAACCATTACGTTTTCTTCAGATTTTTGGTCTTTGAGTTCTTGTGCAATGATTAAAGTTTGCTGCAATATTTCTATTGCCTGATAGTGTTTCTGCTGTTGTGTCAATTTTATCCCTTCCTCTAGTAGTCTTTTTGCTTCTAGCGATCGCAAGTTTTGAGCCTGTCCCCAGGCGGGTTGAGCCATCAGCATTACTGTTAAAGGCGTTAGATAAAAACCCAAAGCTAAAAAAGTGGTGAGAATTTTTTTCATAGAATAGCGCAGAGGTAGCTGTTTTTAATTGGGTGTTAACAGAGTTTTGTTAGCAACATCAAAGTATTTGGTCAAATCTGGGATTGCTACCCTACAGGAACGCTAAGAGCAAACAGAGCGATCGCCAGAACAATAAATACCTTGACTTTGCGTAAGTCCCATACAGCGCTTCCCACTATTATGCAATACAGTTTTTCTCTTTGCCTTGCTCTTGGCGTAGCATAGCTTTCACCTCTGAGGATGGATGTACCTCATAGCGGCCGAAAGTGCTGTAATCGATTTTATTTAAAAAGAGTTTGAGAATTGATTAGGGTCTAAATTAGCAGGAAATAATAAAATTTCCTTGCCTTCTAAATTTGCCTTTTGGTGAAGCAAAATTGCCTTTCCCAAATAACAATATTTAATTGGAACCCATGTGTCGCTATAAAAGTAGACAGTTACTCGGCTCATTGCATACTCTTTCAAC encodes the following:
- a CDS encoding glucose-6-phosphate isomerase translates to MDARALWQRYQNWLYFHEGLGLYLDISRIRFDDAFVESLQPKFDKAFADMAQLEKGAIANPDENRMVGHYWLRNPDLAPTPELTQEIVQTLEQIEAFAEKVQTGAIHPPGASRFTDIISIGIGGSALGPQFVAEALAPDFPPLKLHFIDNNDPAGIDRVINHLRDSLASTLVLVISKSGGTPEPRNGMIEVKKAYAENNLQFAQYAVAITSVDSNLDKLAKDEGWLARFPMYDWVGGRTSEMSAVGLVPAALQGIDVRAMLDGAKEMDDATRVPDVKNNPAALLALSWYFAGNGKGEKDMVVLPYKDSLFLFSRYLQQLVMESLGKEKDLDGKVVHQGIAVYGNKGSTDQHAYVQQLREGVANFFATFIEVLEDRQGPSTEVDPGVTSGDYLSGFLQGTRQALYENHRDSITVTIPQVNPRTVGALIALYERAVGLYASLVNVNAYHQPGVEAGKKAAASILDLQTRVVAVLQKEKAPISLDELAKKAGASEQVEAIYKILRHIHANQRGVVLQGDLQKPGSLKVSAS